A single window of Actinoallomurus bryophytorum DNA harbors:
- the rny gene encoding ribonuclease Y, with product MILGVIGAALLIIVAFVILVIVVLRRILGRVVAATKSTVRSEEEVNAHRDADEIVARAKAQAQEIVAEAEAKAKDTSAVARAEAEKEVKTLKDDLRPVREDLERREIRLAEREQRLDDEMRRLEERSQKLDEVKQSLRERRAELERVDEERQQVLEQAAGLTADQAKSELVVAIENQAKREAALIVRDIEGEARDEGEKRARKIVTLAIQRVATEQTAESVVSVLHLPSDEMKGRIIGREGRNIRAFETATGVNLIIDDTPEAVLLSCFDPVRREVGRLTLEKLVLDGRIHPQRIEEIYDHSKAEVEQLCVRAGEDALVELGITEMHPELIALLGQLRYRTSYGQNVLKHLIESAHIAGIMAAELRLPTVLLKRCTLLHDIGKALTHEVEGSHALIGAEIARRYGEEEDVVHAIEAHHNEVEVRTVEAVLTQAADSISGGRPGARRESLEAYVKRLERLEEIATEREGVEKVFAMQAGREIRVMVRPDSVDDIQAQVIAHDIAKQVEEELTYPGQIRITVVRESRATEFAR from the coding sequence CATAGGTGCGGCACTGCTCATCATCGTGGCCTTCGTCATCCTCGTCATCGTTGTGCTCCGGAGGATCCTCGGCCGGGTGGTCGCGGCTACCAAGAGCACCGTGCGGAGCGAAGAGGAAGTCAACGCTCATCGGGACGCGGACGAGATCGTAGCGCGGGCGAAGGCCCAGGCGCAGGAGATCGTCGCCGAAGCCGAGGCCAAGGCCAAGGACACCTCCGCGGTGGCCCGTGCCGAGGCAGAGAAGGAGGTCAAGACCCTCAAGGACGACCTCCGCCCGGTGCGGGAAGACCTCGAACGTCGCGAGATCCGTCTCGCCGAGCGTGAGCAGCGGCTCGATGACGAGATGCGGCGGCTCGAGGAGCGCAGCCAGAAGCTGGACGAGGTCAAGCAGTCGCTCCGAGAGCGCCGGGCCGAGCTCGAACGCGTCGACGAAGAACGCCAGCAGGTTCTCGAACAGGCCGCCGGGCTCACCGCCGACCAGGCCAAGAGCGAGCTCGTCGTCGCCATCGAGAACCAGGCCAAGCGCGAGGCCGCACTGATCGTCCGTGACATCGAGGGCGAGGCGCGCGACGAGGGCGAGAAGCGCGCGCGGAAGATCGTCACGCTCGCGATCCAGCGGGTGGCGACCGAGCAGACCGCCGAGTCCGTCGTGTCCGTGCTGCACCTGCCCAGCGACGAGATGAAGGGCCGCATCATCGGCCGCGAGGGCCGCAACATCCGCGCGTTCGAGACGGCCACCGGCGTCAACCTCATCATCGACGACACACCCGAAGCGGTACTGCTGAGCTGCTTCGATCCCGTACGCCGCGAGGTCGGCCGGCTCACCCTCGAAAAGCTCGTCCTCGACGGCCGGATCCATCCGCAGCGCATCGAGGAGATCTACGACCACAGCAAGGCCGAGGTCGAACAACTGTGCGTACGCGCCGGTGAGGACGCCCTCGTCGAGCTGGGCATCACCGAGATGCACCCGGAACTGATCGCCCTGCTCGGCCAGCTGCGCTACCGCACGTCGTACGGCCAGAACGTCCTGAAGCACCTCATCGAGTCGGCGCACATCGCGGGCATCATGGCCGCCGAGCTGCGGCTGCCGACCGTACTCCTCAAGCGCTGCACACTCCTGCACGACATCGGCAAGGCGCTCACGCACGAGGTCGAGGGCAGTCACGCTCTGATCGGTGCCGAGATCGCCCGGCGGTACGGCGAGGAGGAGGACGTCGTCCACGCGATCGAGGCGCACCACAACGAGGTCGAGGTACGCACCGTGGAGGCCGTACTCACCCAGGCCGCCGACTCGATCAGCGGCGGCCGCCCAGGCGCCCGGCGCGAGTCCCTGGAGGCGTACGTCAAGCGCCTCGAGCGCCTGGAGGAGATCGCCACCGAACGCGAAGGCGTCGAGAAGGTCTTCGCGATGCAGGCGGGTCGCGAGATCCGCGTCATGGTCCGGCCCGACTCGGTGGACGACATCCAGGCCCAGGTCATCGCGCACGACATCGCCAAGCAGGTGGAGGAGGAGCTGACCTACCCCGGTCAGATCCGCATCACCGTCGTCCGGGAGTCCCGCGCCACCGAGTTCGCCCGCTGA